The genomic window CCGTCAGTTGGGCGCTCTATCGCGCAGATCAACTTCAGCAAGGTACTTTTACCAGCACCGGAGTGCCCGCCTAAAAATGCCATCTCTCCACGTTTGAGGTGAAAGTCCACCTTTTGGAGTGCTTGACGTCCGCCTCGGTAGGCCTTACTCACTTGCTGAAATTTGATCACCGAAAATTCCTCTTACGATCACTAATATCAAATTTAAAACGGTAGCAGATTGAAGATAAAACACTTTACTGCTCGCATTACTCTTCGCGACTAAATAGCGCTTCAATAAAGTCTTTCGACTCAAATGGACGCAGGTCATCAATACCTTCACCGACACCAATATAGCGAATTGGGATTTGGAACTGATCAGCAATAGAGAAAATCACCCCACCTTTCGCCGTTCCGTCTAACTTAGTTAACGTGATCCCCGTTACTGGCGCGACCTCACTGAACAGTTTAGCTTGACTGATCGCGTTCTGGCCTGTACCTGCATCGAGCGTTAGCATGATTTCGTGTGGTGCAGAGTCATCAATTTTCTTCATTACACGAACAATCTTACGGAGCTCTTCCATCAAGTTGCTCTTGTTCTGTAAACGACCTGCAGTATCGGCAATCACCACATCGACACCACGTGCTTTTGCCGCTTCAATCGCATCATAAATAACAGATGCACTGTCCGCACCAGTATGTTGGGCGATAACCGGCACATCGTTACGCTGCCCCCAAACCTGAAGCTGTTCAACGGCTGCGGCACGGAAGGTATCACCTGCCGCAAGCATCACTTTTTTGCCTTCATTTTGGAATTGTTTCGCCAGCTTACCGATGGTCGTAGTCTTACCTACACCGTTCACACCCACCATTAAGATAACGTAAGGTGTTTTAGTGGTATCCACAACCAGAGGCTGTTCCACTTGGCTTAAGATGTCTGCCATCTCTTCTTTAAGCAGACCATAAAGTGCTTCACCATCTTTCAGGTCATTGCGAGATGCTTTTTCTGTCAGGTTTTCAATGATCTTAACCGTGGTATTCATACCCACGTCAGCAATCAGAAGTTGCTCTTCTAGCTCTTCAAACAGGTCTTCATCGATTTGCTTGCCTTTGAACAGACCAAAGAAACCCGCACCGATGTTTGCTTTAGTGCGGCTTAGGCTGCGCTTAAGGCGAGCAAAGAAGCTTTCTGTCGGCTTCTCTTGTACTTCTTCAACCTGAGCTTGAGGAGCAACCACTTCTTCCTGTTCTGCTTCTGCTTCTGCTTCTGCTTCTGCTTCTGCTTCTGCTTCTGCTTCTGCTTCTGCTGCGACAGGTTGCCGCTCTTGTTGAGTCTCTTCAAGCGCTTGATCAGATTCAACTGATTTAGGTTCATTTGGCTTAGCGATATCAGCTTCAGGCGCGACCTGTTCAGCCTCAACTTGTGATTCAACTTCAGTTTGATCTTCAACGTTTTCTACGTTCGCTTCATTCTGAGTTTTTGGGCTTTGTTCTTCTTCACCAAAACCAAGCCACGATAATAATCCGCGCTTCTTTTTTTCCGTCATCAGAGGAGTTTCCTAGATCTACTAATTAGCTGTATTGACTTAATACACGTCGACTCTTTGCTATTGTTATACAATACAAGCTTGTACAAACGAATAGTAAAGAAAAATGACAAAGCAGTGATAAGTTTGCTTTTAGCTTGATACACTTTGTCATTGCAAATTTATTTAATACACGAACCCCGTTAAATTGGGTTTGGTATAGTATCACTTTATTAGCGGTCAAAAAATCTATGGTAAGACGTCGCCAGCAAAACACATCACAAAAAAAGCCATCCGGAGGCTTTGTTCGAATTATTAGTGGCTCATGGAGAGGTAGAAAACTGCCTGTTCATGATTTAGAAGGATTACGCCCAACCATTGACCGAGTAAAAGAGACGCTCTTTAACTGGGTGGCTCAAGATATCCCACATTCAACTTGCTTGGATGTATTTGCCGGTTCTGGCGGCCTAGGGTTTGAAGCCGCTTCTCGCCAAGCAAAAATGGTGACACTGCTCGAAATGAATCCAAAGGCGGCCAAACAGCTTTCTGATAACGCGAAAGAACTCAAGGCAGACAACATCAATGTCGTGAATACTGATGCTATCGCTTTCCTTAAGAAGCCAGGCACTCCTTACGATATGGTTTTTCTTGATCCACCATTTCGTAAAGGCTTGCTGGCAGAAACCGTACAACTGCTTGAGAGTAACGGTTGGCTTGCAGACAATGCCATCATTTACATTGAGACAGAGAAAGAACTGAAACTCGAAGCTATGCCAGAGAACTGGGAATTGCATCGCGATAAGACCACAGGACAGTCCAGCTACCGACTGTTCAATCGAATCACTGAAGAATAGGAGTTATTGAATGAAGTTCTTGCTTCCACTAGCAAAAGCAGCCATTGCCTTTGTTTGGTTTGTCTTAATCGTCAACATTTTCCACCCGTTCCCAGGTAATGGAGCCATTGCACTTTACATCATGACCGCATTTTTGCTCTTCATGCACGGCCTGCAAATGCTCATCTTTATCGGTGCTTTCGGTGATAAAATCAACATGTCACGCTGGGATAAATGGTCTATATTGATTTTTGGTATTTTCGCTCTACTCGATATCCGACGTAAACACATGATGTAAATACCGTGACATCGTCAACCCAGAGAAGCCGCTCAATTGAGCGGCTTCTTTATATTTAGCCGCTGAAAATATCCTCTCTACTCGCCGAATATCTAAAAGTCAAAAGACTCAAAAAACCCCGTTGTGGCTATAGTTCAGT from Vibrio artabrorum includes these protein-coding regions:
- the ftsY gene encoding signal recognition particle-docking protein FtsY, with the protein product MTEKKKRGLLSWLGFGEEEQSPKTQNEANVENVEDQTEVESQVEAEQVAPEADIAKPNEPKSVESDQALEETQQERQPVAAEAEAEAEAEAEAEAEAEAEQEEVVAPQAQVEEVQEKPTESFFARLKRSLSRTKANIGAGFFGLFKGKQIDEDLFEELEEQLLIADVGMNTTVKIIENLTEKASRNDLKDGEALYGLLKEEMADILSQVEQPLVVDTTKTPYVILMVGVNGVGKTTTIGKLAKQFQNEGKKVMLAAGDTFRAAAVEQLQVWGQRNDVPVIAQHTGADSASVIYDAIEAAKARGVDVVIADTAGRLQNKSNLMEELRKIVRVMKKIDDSAPHEIMLTLDAGTGQNAISQAKLFSEVAPVTGITLTKLDGTAKGGVIFSIADQFQIPIRYIGVGEGIDDLRPFESKDFIEALFSREE
- the rsmD gene encoding 16S rRNA (guanine(966)-N(2))-methyltransferase RsmD encodes the protein MVRRRQQNTSQKKPSGGFVRIISGSWRGRKLPVHDLEGLRPTIDRVKETLFNWVAQDIPHSTCLDVFAGSGGLGFEAASRQAKMVTLLEMNPKAAKQLSDNAKELKADNINVVNTDAIAFLKKPGTPYDMVFLDPPFRKGLLAETVQLLESNGWLADNAIIYIETEKELKLEAMPENWELHRDKTTGQSSYRLFNRITEE
- a CDS encoding DUF1145 domain-containing protein — protein: MKFLLPLAKAAIAFVWFVLIVNIFHPFPGNGAIALYIMTAFLLFMHGLQMLIFIGAFGDKINMSRWDKWSILIFGIFALLDIRRKHMM